The following coding sequences are from one Candidatus Borkfalkia ceftriaxoniphila window:
- the nrdD gene encoding anaerobic ribonucleoside-triphosphate reductase, with translation MQVIKRDGSIAEYDRAKITIAIGKANAEVEKSERVSKEEIEDILDYIESKKKKRMLVEDIQDIIEEKMMEQGHFELAKTYIIYRYTRALVRKANTTDEAILSLIRNANKDVMEENSNKNALAAATQRDLIAGEVSKDLTKRILLPEKISKAHEDGILHFHDADYFVQPIFNCCLINIGDMLDNGTVMNAKMIESPKSFQVACTVVTQIIAAVACSQYGGQSVDTRHLGKYLRKSRVKFEKHYRETCPDLTDAAIGKLVEDRVQDELKSGVQTIQYQINTLMTTNGQSPFVTLFLHLDENDEYLEENAMIVMEILRQRYEGIKNEKGVYVTPAFPKLVYVLDEFNCLKGGKYDYITKFAVKCSSKRLYPDYISAKKMREIYEGNVFAPMGCRSFLSPWKDENGQYKFEGRFNQGVVSINLPQIGIVAKGDEKKFWQLFDERLDLCYEALMCRHRALKGTKSDVSPIHWQYGAIARLEKGEPIDKLLMGGYSTLSLGYIGLYELTKLMKGVTHTKEEGQDFAVRVMQHMRDKTDAWKKATGLGFALYGTPAESLCYRFARIDKEKFGTIPDVTDKGYYTNSYHVDVREDIDAFSKFTFESQFQPISSGGCISYVEIPNMQNNLEAMEEVVRYIYDNIQYAEFNTKSDYCHVCGYDGEIIINDDNEWECPNCHNKDHKKMNVTRRTCGYLGENFWNLGKTKEIKSRVLHL, from the coding sequence ATGCAGGTGATCAAGAGAGACGGCAGCATTGCCGAATACGACAGGGCGAAAATAACAATAGCCATCGGCAAGGCAAACGCCGAAGTGGAAAAATCCGAACGCGTTTCGAAAGAGGAGATCGAAGACATTCTCGACTATATCGAAAGCAAGAAAAAGAAAAGAATGCTCGTCGAGGACATCCAGGATATCATCGAAGAAAAGATGATGGAACAGGGGCATTTCGAACTCGCCAAAACTTATATCATTTATCGCTATACGCGCGCGCTCGTCCGCAAGGCGAACACTACGGACGAGGCGATCTTAAGCCTGATCCGCAATGCGAATAAGGACGTGATGGAGGAAAACTCCAATAAAAACGCGCTCGCCGCGGCGACGCAGCGCGACCTGATCGCGGGCGAAGTTTCCAAAGATCTCACCAAGCGCATTCTGCTGCCCGAAAAAATTTCCAAGGCACACGAGGACGGTATTCTGCATTTCCACGATGCGGACTATTTCGTGCAGCCTATTTTCAACTGCTGTCTCATCAATATCGGAGATATGCTCGACAACGGCACGGTGATGAATGCGAAGATGATCGAAAGCCCGAAAAGTTTCCAGGTCGCCTGCACCGTGGTCACGCAGATCATCGCGGCGGTCGCCTGCTCTCAGTACGGCGGTCAGTCGGTGGATACCCGTCATCTCGGCAAATATCTGCGCAAGAGCCGCGTGAAATTCGAAAAGCATTACCGCGAGACCTGCCCCGACCTAACCGATGCGGCGATCGGAAAACTCGTGGAAGACCGCGTGCAGGACGAACTGAAAAGCGGCGTACAGACCATTCAGTATCAGATCAATACGCTGATGACGACCAACGGGCAGTCGCCTTTCGTCACGCTCTTTCTGCATCTGGATGAAAACGACGAGTATCTCGAAGAGAACGCCATGATCGTCATGGAGATTTTGCGCCAGCGTTACGAGGGCATCAAGAACGAGAAAGGCGTCTACGTTACGCCCGCGTTCCCCAAACTCGTGTACGTGCTCGACGAATTCAACTGCCTGAAAGGCGGCAAATACGATTACATCACGAAATTTGCGGTCAAATGCTCTTCCAAGCGGCTCTATCCCGACTACATCTCCGCCAAAAAGATGCGCGAGATCTACGAGGGCAACGTGTTCGCTCCCATGGGCTGCCGCTCCTTCCTTTCCCCCTGGAAAGACGAAAACGGGCAGTATAAATTCGAGGGACGCTTCAATCAGGGCGTCGTGAGCATCAACCTGCCGCAGATCGGCATCGTGGCGAAAGGGGACGAGAAAAAGTTCTGGCAACTGTTCGACGAGCGGCTCGATCTGTGCTACGAGGCGCTCATGTGCCGCCACCGCGCGCTCAAAGGCACCAAGTCCGACGTCAGCCCCATCCACTGGCAGTACGGCGCCATCGCGCGGCTGGAAAAGGGCGAGCCCATCGACAAACTTCTGATGGGCGGCTATTCCACGCTGTCGCTCGGCTATATCGGGCTGTACGAACTGACCAAACTGATGAAGGGCGTCACGCACACGAAAGAGGAAGGGCAGGATTTCGCCGTCCGCGTCATGCAGCATATGCGCGACAAGACGGACGCATGGAAAAAGGCGACGGGACTGGGATTTGCGCTGTACGGAACGCCCGCGGAATCGCTCTGCTACCGTTTTGCGCGCATCGACAAGGAAAAATTCGGCACCATACCCGACGTGACGGACAAGGGGTATTATACCAATTCCTATCACGTGGACGTGCGCGAGGATATCGACGCTTTTTCCAAATTCACGTTCGAAAGCCAATTCCAGCCCATCTCTTCGGGCGGCTGCATTTCCTACGTCGAGATCCCCAATATGCAGAACAACCTCGAAGCCATGGAAGAAGTCGTCAGATATATTTACGACAACATCCAGTATGCCGAATTCAATACCAAGAGCGATTATTGCCACGTCTGCGGCTACGACGGGGAGATCATCATCAACGACGACAATGAGTGGGAATGTCCCAACTGCCACAACAAAGATCACAAAAAGATGAACGTGACGCGCCGCACGTGCGGTTATCTCGGCGAAAATTTCTGGAACCTCGGCAAGACCAAGGAGATCAAGTCGCGCGTTTTGCATCTGTGA
- a CDS encoding NCS2 family permease: MVDNQQTDEVEEKQPAENAPVGDAVAAPVYTGFKGKLDNFFGISKMGSNFKTEILAGLTTFMTMVYILIVNANMFGDPFSTGNHELGQLVLGVSFGAMYIVTALSAIVGTLLMAFLAKLPFAQASGMGLNAFFVYTICVGMGYSYANGLLIVLCSGVLFLILTLVGARRAIVRAVPQSIRIAIPAGIGLFIAFVGMQNAGLVVLNESTKVALISFNVLNFTSNGLAMIAAVVSIISLLLIAILSKLKVKAAMVIGIVGSAVLYYVFAGIGVAAGSQVCIDMFNQIEFNNPLNAFKDFGNMAFGQVFMEGFKGIGANQIFDFVAALIAFAMVDMFDTIGTLMGTCQAAGKESGLIDENGEVKNIQKALLCDSIATCTGAILGTSTVTTFVESSSGVSEGGRTGFTSLMVALFFAVAMFLSPVAQLIPSAATAGALMYVGVLMMRNVVDIDWKDPAAAVPAFLTITMMSFTYSISYGIAAGFISYTIIKLCTGKYKDISPVTAILSLIFLFTFLFTH, encoded by the coding sequence ATGGTTGATAATCAACAGACCGATGAAGTCGAAGAGAAACAGCCTGCGGAGAACGCGCCCGTCGGCGACGCCGTCGCCGCTCCCGTATATACGGGATTTAAGGGCAAACTCGATAACTTTTTCGGCATCAGCAAGATGGGCTCCAACTTCAAGACCGAGATATTAGCGGGCTTGACCACGTTTATGACGATGGTTTATATCCTCATCGTAAACGCGAATATGTTCGGCGATCCGTTCAGCACCGGAAATCACGAATTGGGACAACTCGTTTTGGGCGTGTCGTTCGGCGCGATGTATATCGTTACGGCGCTTTCCGCGATCGTGGGTACATTGCTCATGGCGTTCCTCGCGAAACTGCCGTTCGCGCAGGCTTCGGGCATGGGGCTCAACGCTTTCTTTGTCTATACGATTTGCGTAGGCATGGGATATTCGTATGCCAACGGCTTGCTTATCGTGCTGTGCTCGGGCGTTCTGTTTTTGATCCTCACTCTCGTCGGTGCGCGCCGCGCCATCGTCAGAGCGGTGCCGCAGTCGATCCGTATCGCGATCCCCGCGGGTATCGGCCTCTTTATCGCCTTTGTCGGCATGCAGAATGCGGGCTTGGTGGTTTTGAATGAATCCACGAAAGTAGCGCTCATTTCCTTTAACGTCTTAAATTTCACGTCGAACGGTCTTGCCATGATCGCGGCGGTTGTTTCGATCATCTCGCTTTTGCTCATTGCCATTCTTTCCAAGTTGAAAGTCAAAGCGGCTATGGTCATCGGCATCGTCGGCAGCGCCGTTCTCTATTACGTGTTTGCCGGTATCGGCGTGGCGGCGGGTTCGCAGGTTTGCATCGATATGTTCAACCAGATCGAGTTCAATAATCCTCTGAACGCGTTCAAAGATTTCGGCAACATGGCTTTCGGACAAGTCTTTATGGAAGGCTTCAAGGGCATCGGCGCCAATCAGATCTTCGACTTTGTCGCGGCGCTCATCGCGTTCGCCATGGTCGATATGTTCGATACCATCGGTACTCTGATGGGCACCTGCCAGGCTGCCGGCAAAGAGAGCGGGCTCATCGACGAAAACGGCGAAGTGAAAAATATCCAGAAAGCGCTGCTCTGCGACTCCATCGCAACCTGCACGGGCGCTATTTTGGGTACTTCCACCGTCACGACCTTCGTGGAATCCTCTTCGGGCGTGTCCGAAGGCGGCAGAACGGGCTTTACCTCTTTGATGGTCGCGCTCTTCTTCGCAGTCGCAATGTTCCTCAGTCCCGTCGCGCAACTCATCCCCAGCGCGGCTACGGCGGGCGCTTTGATGTACGTCGGCGTTCTGATGATGAGAAACGTCGTCGATATCGATTGGAAAGACCCCGCGGCGGCTGTCCCCGCGTTCCTGACCATCACCATGATGTCCTTTACGTATTCCATTTCGTACGGCATCGCGGCTGGTTTCATTTCCTACACGATCATCAAACTGTGCACGGGTAAATACAAGGATATCAGCCCCGTTACGGCGATCCTTTCGCTCATCTTCCTGTTTACCTTCCTGTTCACGCACTAA
- the minD gene encoding septum site-determining protein MinD, whose product MARKIVITSGKGGVGKTTLAANLGIRLALAGERVIVCDTDFGLNNIDVVCGVEGLIQYDLVDAIEGRCRPKQALVRHPQYANLFILASNKSEPDKYVSPQAVRLILDNLSPRFDYILIDCPAGIEGGFHRAVASAEEAIVVTTPHISSLRDADKVISVLKSYKLKSVELVINMVRGDMIIDGEILTPKEISDILKIPLIGIVPQDDGVFLGERVAGGDAQKAFKLLAGNIARGQRRIFNVTYKYHGFFGSIRRSLKKSL is encoded by the coding sequence ATGGCAAGAAAAATCGTCATAACATCGGGGAAAGGCGGCGTGGGCAAGACCACGCTCGCCGCCAACCTCGGAATACGGCTCGCGCTTGCGGGCGAACGCGTGATCGTGTGCGATACCGATTTCGGGCTCAACAATATCGACGTGGTATGCGGCGTGGAAGGGCTGATCCAGTACGATCTCGTGGACGCCATCGAAGGGCGTTGCCGTCCCAAACAGGCGCTCGTGCGCCATCCGCAGTACGCCAACCTATTTATTCTGGCGTCGAACAAGAGCGAACCCGACAAATACGTTTCGCCGCAGGCGGTGCGGCTCATTCTCGACAATCTCTCGCCGCGTTTCGATTATATCCTCATCGACTGCCCCGCGGGCATCGAGGGCGGTTTTCACCGCGCGGTCGCGTCCGCGGAAGAAGCGATCGTCGTCACCACGCCGCATATATCATCGCTCCGCGACGCCGATAAGGTGATCTCCGTGCTCAAAAGTTATAAATTGAAGAGTGTGGAACTGGTCATCAACATGGTGCGCGGGGATATGATCATCGACGGCGAAATACTGACGCCCAAGGAGATCTCCGACATTCTGAAAATCCCCCTTATCGGCATCGTTCCGCAGGACGACGGCGTATTTCTGGGCGAACGCGTGGCGGGCGGCGACGCACAGAAAGCGTTCAAACTTCTGGCGGGCAACATTGCGCGCGGGCAGCGGCGCATCTTTAACGTGACGTATAAATATCACGGTTTTTTCGGCAGTATCCGAAGGAGCCTGAAAAAGAGTTTGTAG
- the rd gene encoding rubredoxin, translating into MAKYVCSICGYEYDEATGDPDNGLAPGTKWEDVPEDFTCPLCGVGKDMFESEEA; encoded by the coding sequence ATGGCGAAATACGTTTGCTCGATCTGCGGTTACGAATACGACGAAGCAACGGGCGATCCCGATAACGGTCTCGCGCCCGGCACCAAGTGGGAAGACGTTCCCGAAGATTTTACCTGCCCCTTATGCGGCGTAGGCAAGGATATGTTCGAGTCGGAAGAGGCTTGA
- a CDS encoding efflux RND transporter permease subunit produces MKKIADRIIKGKYVVFAVCAALLVVSCIFLPKIGVNYNLSDYLSKDTETRIALDIMEDEFGLTGNVQVMLSGVNESAAKEIKTMLSDIENVSQVEFDAESTNYFKDGKALYIVLIQGDDYSETAAEVISDIKEAVASYDAEFGGTAAQKQSQKEAITRQIPMILAICICIAYGILVVTTRSWLEPLLFLATAGMAVLINLGTNIIFGSISYITNSIAAILQLALAMDYSIMLLHSYHKNRETQPDPKRAMSDSIAECIKPVSASSLTTIAGLLALLFMSFSIGFDIGMVLMKGIVISALVSVTLFPCVILLFDKILIKTKLRAKNKKTKGEREHIAVRAHFLANVAKKGNLVIVPLVVALVAGAAFVQTGNVYTFTDSGAANDAIAQTFGNSNTVVLVYKSDEGVEKQQRFIDGLANYRFEDGRPALVGYSAYTNTVLEEYSVETAAEKLEIDEETVSQLFALYHLYDAPEILKMTMTEFLSAANGLVLNDPETQEMLPADMALTVQRLYTVNALMHSENTAAEFYETLTSGAMEGFADVTKEQIEFVYALYGKQQGIPADSAIEGNVLVDFMLSDPTIRIFLGSKLASVQDMSAVYQTFLKEGEYTFVEVAEELSALADSMQSMSGIPAVGADQISGVYFKILMNGGNIPASPVAARDLLGFVSENMDKNALLLYKMDDGMRAKVAASQKEIDRATELFLGDNYTRVLFNVDVPNDGAETYAFAEYANALAAEVFEGNGHVAGEIMSTSDLKQSFGSDQILIGVFTIVSIFLIVLIIFRSLSIPVLLVAVIQGAVWIFLSVFALASSPIFFMSYIVTNCILMGATIDYGILLSSNYVALRKKSEKFDALSGAVSAAMPTILSSGSVLMCCGFVIRIISSQNSIATVGLLLGVGTISSVVMIFFALPSLLYLCDKIVMKTTWGSRKKKGKE; encoded by the coding sequence ATGAAAAAAATAGCGGATCGGATCATCAAAGGAAAATACGTCGTCTTTGCCGTGTGCGCGGCGCTGCTCGTCGTCAGTTGTATCTTTTTGCCGAAGATCGGAGTCAATTATAATCTTTCCGACTATCTTTCGAAAGATACCGAAACGCGCATCGCGCTGGATATCATGGAGGACGAGTTCGGGCTGACGGGCAACGTGCAGGTCATGCTTTCGGGCGTAAACGAGAGCGCCGCGAAGGAGATCAAGACAATGCTCTCGGACATCGAAAACGTATCCCAGGTGGAGTTCGACGCGGAGAGCACCAACTATTTCAAGGACGGCAAGGCGCTGTATATCGTACTGATCCAGGGCGACGACTATTCGGAAACGGCTGCCGAGGTCATCTCCGATATCAAAGAGGCGGTCGCGAGTTACGACGCGGAATTCGGCGGCACCGCCGCGCAGAAACAGAGCCAGAAAGAGGCGATCACAAGGCAGATCCCGATGATCCTCGCCATCTGCATCTGTATCGCTTACGGGATCCTGGTCGTGACCACCCGTTCCTGGCTCGAACCGCTCCTGTTTCTCGCCACGGCGGGGATGGCCGTGCTGATCAATTTAGGCACGAATATCATTTTCGGGAGCATATCCTACATAACCAATTCCATCGCCGCCATATTGCAGTTGGCTCTGGCGATGGATTACAGCATCATGCTTCTGCATTCCTATCATAAGAACAGAGAAACGCAGCCCGACCCGAAGCGGGCGATGAGCGATTCCATCGCGGAATGTATCAAACCCGTTTCCGCAAGTTCTTTGACCACCATCGCGGGACTCTTGGCGCTGTTATTCATGTCCTTTTCCATCGGTTTCGACATCGGCATGGTGCTGATGAAAGGCATCGTGATCTCCGCGCTCGTTTCCGTCACCCTCTTTCCGTGCGTGATCCTTCTTTTCGATAAAATTTTAATAAAGACCAAACTCCGCGCGAAAAACAAAAAAACCAAGGGCGAGAGAGAACATATCGCCGTGCGCGCGCATTTTCTGGCAAACGTCGCGAAGAAAGGCAATCTCGTGATCGTGCCCCTCGTCGTCGCGCTCGTCGCGGGGGCGGCGTTCGTGCAGACGGGCAACGTCTATACCTTTACCGACAGCGGCGCAGCCAACGACGCCATCGCTCAGACGTTCGGCAACAGCAATACCGTCGTGCTCGTGTATAAGAGCGACGAGGGTGTGGAAAAACAGCAGCGGTTTATCGACGGCTTGGCGAACTACCGTTTCGAAGACGGCCGCCCCGCGCTCGTCGGCTACTCCGCCTATACGAATACCGTTCTCGAAGAGTACAGCGTGGAAACGGCTGCGGAAAAACTGGAAATAGATGAGGAAACGGTTTCGCAGTTGTTCGCGCTCTATCATCTGTACGATGCGCCCGAAATTCTGAAAATGACGATGACGGAATTTTTATCGGCGGCGAACGGACTCGTCCTAAACGATCCCGAAACGCAGGAAATGCTGCCCGCGGATATGGCGCTCACCGTGCAACGGCTGTATACCGTCAACGCGCTCATGCACTCCGAGAATACCGCGGCAGAGTTTTACGAAACGCTGACGAGCGGCGCGATGGAGGGCTTTGCGGACGTTACAAAGGAGCAGATCGAATTTGTATACGCGTTGTACGGCAAGCAGCAGGGCATTCCCGCCGATTCGGCGATCGAGGGAAACGTCCTCGTTGATTTTATGCTCTCCGATCCGACCATCCGCATCTTTCTGGGCAGTAAACTTGCGAGCGTGCAGGATATGTCGGCTGTCTATCAGACGTTTTTAAAGGAAGGCGAGTACACCTTCGTAGAGGTGGCGGAGGAACTCTCCGCGCTCGCCGATTCCATGCAGTCGATGAGCGGGATACCCGCAGTGGGCGCAGACCAGATCTCGGGCGTGTACTTCAAAATTTTAATGAACGGGGGAAATATACCCGCGTCTCCCGTCGCCGCGCGCGATCTTTTGGGATTCGTTTCGGAAAATATGGATAAAAACGCCCTTCTTCTCTATAAAATGGACGACGGAATGCGCGCGAAAGTCGCCGCATCGCAAAAAGAGATCGACCGCGCGACGGAATTGTTCCTCGGCGACAATTATACGCGCGTACTCTTCAACGTAGACGTGCCGAACGACGGCGCGGAAACGTACGCCTTTGCCGAATATGCCAACGCGCTCGCCGCGGAGGTGTTCGAGGGCAACGGTCACGTGGCGGGGGAGATCATGTCCACAAGCGATCTCAAACAGTCCTTCGGCAGCGATCAGATCCTCATCGGCGTGTTCACCATCGTTTCGATTTTCCTCATCGTGCTCATCATATTCCGTTCGCTGTCCATACCCGTTTTGCTCGTCGCCGTCATCCAGGGCGCGGTCTGGATATTCTTGTCGGTGTTCGCGCTCGCCTCGTCCCCGATCTTTTTCATGAGTTATATCGTGACCAACTGTATTTTGATGGGGGCGACCATCGACTACGGCATTCTGCTCTCTTCCAATTACGTGGCGCTCCGCAAGAAATCGGAAAAATTCGACGCGCTGTCGGGCGCAGTCTCCGCCGCCATGCCGACTATTCTCAGTTCGGGTTCCGTTCTCATGTGCTGCGGTTTCGTCATCCGCATCATATCCAGCCAGAATTCCATCGCAACGGTGGGACTTTTGTTGGGCGTGGGTACGATCTCTTCCGTCGTCATGATCTTCTTTGCGCTGCCTTCGCTGTTGTATCTGTGCGATAAGATCGTCATGAAGACGACCTGGGGCTCCCGAAAAAAGAAAGGGAAAGAATAA
- a CDS encoding TetR/AcrR family transcriptional regulator, translating into MDLRIQKTYKALTDTFLELLEEKHFEDITVEELCSRAMIRRATFYKHFADKNDFFIFLVREIQQKFIDENLVNACAPYCNEGALRSFIEFMCEHEKLVKSISESSMFLLLADMICEQIAFNMQLSFKEIQRGSAYFPVQPEIAAHCFAGALVQTVKWWVLQKNKISKEQLVEQLSKLLFPLFPAQS; encoded by the coding sequence ATGGATCTTCGCATTCAAAAAACATACAAAGCGCTGACCGACACGTTTTTGGAACTACTCGAAGAAAAGCATTTCGAGGACATCACCGTGGAAGAGTTGTGCAGCCGCGCCATGATACGGCGCGCCACCTTTTACAAGCACTTTGCCGATAAAAACGACTTTTTCATATTTCTCGTACGGGAGATACAGCAAAAGTTTATCGATGAAAATCTTGTCAACGCCTGCGCGCCTTATTGCAACGAAGGCGCTCTCCGCTCGTTTATCGAATTTATGTGCGAACACGAAAAACTCGTAAAATCGATCTCGGAGAGCAGTATGTTCTTACTTTTGGCGGATATGATCTGCGAACAGATCGCGTTCAATATGCAACTTTCTTTCAAAGAAATACAGCGCGGGAGCGCATATTTTCCCGTACAACCGGAAATCGCGGCGCATTGTTTCGCGGGCGCGCTCGTTCAGACGGTAAAATGGTGGGTACTGCAAAAAAATAAAATATCCAAAGAGCAACTCGTGGAACAACTTTCAAAACTGTTATTTCCGCTGTTTCCCGCGCAGTCTTAA
- the dut gene encoding dUTP diphosphatase gives MNKILVRFKKLDERAIAPTYGSDCAAGADLYALADKEITIGAGETAFVHTGIAAEIPENLVGLVYARSGLACKKGLAPANKVGVIDSDYRGEIMVALYNQSNEPRTIADGERIAQLVIAPYLRAEFTECETLSDTARGEGGFGSTGKFGKKA, from the coding sequence TTGAACAAAATTTTAGTCAGATTCAAAAAGTTGGACGAAAGGGCGATCGCGCCCACGTACGGCAGCGACTGTGCCGCGGGCGCAGACCTGTACGCGCTTGCGGACAAAGAGATCACGATCGGCGCGGGGGAAACGGCGTTCGTCCATACGGGCATCGCCGCGGAGATCCCCGAAAACCTCGTAGGCCTCGTGTACGCGCGCAGCGGCCTCGCCTGCAAAAAGGGGCTCGCGCCCGCCAACAAGGTGGGAGTCATCGACAGCGATTACCGCGGCGAGATCATGGTCGCGCTCTACAACCAATCGAACGAGCCGCGCACCATCGCGGACGGCGAGCGCATCGCGCAACTCGTCATCGCGCCCTATCTCAGGGCGGAGTTTACCGAATGCGAAACGCTTTCCGATACGGCGCGGGGCGAAGGCGGGTTCGGTTCTACGGGAAAATTTGGAAAAAAGGCTTGA
- the ade gene encoding adenine deaminase, translated as MLKNEIEQGTGRRKADLVLKNGRFVNVFTGEVTAADIAVCGGKIVGFGAYEGEEEIDISGKIVLPGYIDAHVHIESSQLTPEEFSKLVLPRGTTTVIADPHEIINVCGIEGARYIAEASAGTPLEVHVMLPSCVPATPFETSGAVITGEDTEKYIREDFVFGLGEFMNYPGVVNTDADVLKKLQAAIDAGKVIDGHAPSTGGRELNGYIAAAIRTDHECATPEEAREKVSKGMYVHLREGSATRNAALNSQAVDANNMRRFLFCTDDRHAADLVANGHLDNALRVAVRSGLDPVRAVTIATLNAAECYGLPYKGAVAPAYDADLVVVDDLQNFNAKLVVKAGKVVAKEGKPLFTCKKYIPDAVKNTVKIKPVSADDFKIALKGARANVMRIVKGGVVTEKVVREVKSANGDVRLKGTDLLKLAIVERHHRTGNIGKALLEGYGLKGGAIALTISHDSHNIVVLGDDNEDMAAAVAELERIGGGMAVIDKKKAYSYPLDIAGLMSSASAEEFVGASEALLERAYAMGVSRDYEAFMSLSFLGLAVIPELKLTDRGLFDVTKFSFIDIDAE; from the coding sequence ATGCTGAAAAATGAGATCGAGCAGGGTACGGGCCGCCGAAAGGCCGACCTCGTATTGAAAAACGGGCGTTTCGTCAATGTGTTCACGGGAGAGGTGACTGCGGCGGATATCGCGGTCTGCGGCGGCAAGATCGTCGGGTTCGGCGCGTACGAGGGGGAAGAGGAAATAGACATTTCGGGCAAAATCGTCCTTCCCGGGTATATCGATGCGCACGTGCACATCGAAAGTTCGCAACTCACGCCCGAGGAGTTTTCCAAACTCGTTCTGCCGCGCGGCACCACGACCGTCATCGCCGACCCGCACGAGATCATCAACGTCTGCGGTATAGAGGGCGCGAGGTATATTGCCGAGGCTTCGGCGGGCACCCCGCTCGAAGTGCACGTCATGCTGCCTTCCTGCGTGCCGGCAACGCCCTTTGAAACGAGCGGAGCCGTCATCACGGGCGAGGATACCGAAAAATATATCCGCGAAGATTTCGTGTTCGGTCTTGGCGAATTCATGAATTATCCGGGCGTCGTCAACACCGACGCGGACGTTCTGAAAAAATTGCAGGCGGCGATCGACGCGGGAAAAGTGATTGACGGCCACGCGCCCTCTACGGGCGGCAGGGAACTGAACGGCTATATCGCGGCGGCGATCCGTACCGACCACGAATGCGCCACGCCCGAAGAGGCGCGGGAAAAAGTTTCAAAGGGCATGTACGTGCACCTTCGGGAAGGCTCGGCAACGCGCAACGCCGCTTTGAACAGTCAGGCGGTGGACGCGAACAATATGCGCCGCTTTCTTTTCTGTACGGACGACAGGCACGCGGCGGACCTCGTCGCCAACGGGCATCTGGACAACGCCTTGCGCGTCGCGGTTAGAAGCGGGCTCGACCCCGTTCGGGCGGTCACCATCGCCACGCTCAACGCGGCGGAATGTTACGGCTTGCCGTACAAGGGAGCCGTCGCGCCCGCTTACGACGCCGACCTCGTCGTAGTGGACGATTTACAAAATTTCAATGCGAAACTGGTCGTCAAGGCGGGCAAAGTCGTCGCGAAAGAGGGGAAACCGCTCTTTACCTGTAAAAAATATATTCCCGACGCAGTGAAAAACACCGTCAAGATCAAGCCTGTTTCGGCGGACGATTTCAAGATCGCGCTCAAAGGCGCGCGCGCGAACGTCATGCGCATCGTCAAAGGCGGCGTGGTGACGGAAAAAGTCGTGCGCGAAGTGAAGAGCGCGAACGGCGACGTGCGGTTGAAGGGCACCGATCTTCTGAAACTCGCCATCGTGGAGCGGCATCACAGGACGGGCAATATCGGCAAGGCGCTTTTGGAAGGGTACGGGCTGAAAGGGGGCGCGATCGCGCTGACCATTTCGCACGACAGCCACAATATCGTCGTGCTCGGCGACGATAACGAGGATATGGCGGCGGCGGTCGCGGAACTCGAGCGCATCGGCGGCGGCATGGCGGTCATCGACAAAAAAAAGGCGTATTCTTATCCGCTGGATATTGCGGGGCTGATGAGCAGCGCCTCCGCCGAAGAATTCGTCGGGGCGTCGGAAGCGCTGCTCGAACGCGCCTACGCGATGGGCGTGAGCCGCGATTACGAAGCGTTCATGAGCCTTTCCTTTTTGGGACTTGCGGTCATACCCGAACTCAAACTGACCGACCGCGGATTGTTCGACGTTACGAAATTTTCGTTTATCGACATCGACGCGGAATAA
- the nrdG gene encoding anaerobic ribonucleoside-triphosphate reductase activating protein — MNYATIKKHDVANGVGVRVSLFVSGCTHRCKGCFNAEAWDFSFGKEFTEETEREIVEALAPSYIAGLSLLGGEPFEPANQRALVKLLRRVRREYPQKTVWCYTGYLYDSDLCEGGRAHCEATDEMLSFIDVLVDGEFVEEKKDLKLQFRGSSNQRILDVKECLKTGGLVFYRQGEYR; from the coding sequence ATGAATTACGCGACCATTAAAAAACACGACGTGGCGAACGGCGTGGGCGTGCGCGTTTCGCTGTTCGTCAGCGGCTGCACGCACCGCTGCAAGGGCTGTTTCAACGCCGAGGCGTGGGATTTTTCTTTCGGCAAAGAATTTACCGAAGAAACCGAACGAGAGATCGTCGAGGCTTTGGCGCCCTCTTATATCGCGGGACTGTCCCTGTTGGGCGGCGAACCGTTCGAACCCGCCAACCAGCGCGCGCTCGTAAAACTTTTACGGCGCGTACGCCGCGAATATCCGCAAAAGACCGTCTGGTGCTACACGGGTTATCTGTACGACTCTGATCTGTGCGAGGGAGGCAGGGCGCACTGCGAGGCGACGGACGAAATGCTGTCTTTCATCGACGTTCTCGTAGACGGAGAGTTCGTGGAAGAGAAAAAGGATCTGAAACTGCAATTCCGCGGTTCTTCCAACCAGCGCATTTTAGACGTGAAGGAGTGCCTGAAAACGGGCGGGCTGGTTTTCTACCGCCAGGGCGAATATAGATAG